One Candidatus Dormiibacterota bacterium genomic region harbors:
- the hisI gene encoding phosphoribosyl-AMP cyclohydrolase produces the protein MAERPEPRFGADGLVCAVVQDAAGGAVLMVAWMDREAWERTLADGYATFFSRSRGRLWRKGETSGNVMRVRAVRLDCDRDTVLLEVDPAGPACHTGAPTCFFEKVEVAEPAG, from the coding sequence GTGGCTGAGCGCCCGGAGCCGCGCTTCGGCGCCGACGGCCTGGTCTGCGCGGTCGTCCAGGACGCCGCCGGGGGTGCCGTGCTGATGGTCGCGTGGATGGATCGCGAGGCCTGGGAGCGCACCCTCGCCGACGGCTACGCCACCTTCTTCAGCCGCTCCCGCGGGCGCCTCTGGCGCAAGGGCGAGACCAGCGGAAACGTGATGCGGGTGCGCGCGGTGCGGCTCGACTGCGACCGGGACACGGTGCTGCTGGAGGTCGACCCCGCCGGCCCCGCCTGCCACACCGGCGCGCCCACGTGCTTCTTCGAGAAGGTCGAGGTGGCGGAGCCGGCGGGGTGA